The window aaataatacaacaataagTATATGCGATGTTATGGTAATTATGATTTTGGAGATTTATGAGACTGGAGAgtgacataggctactttttaccgcggTAAAACCTCTCATTCATTTGACCACGCGGGTGGAGTCGCTGGCAACAGCTAGTATAACAtacaaactgatttttatttcattggtcgcatcacataaataatcaaataataagtatagcCATCTTTAGATAtcagagtaattttatttttttagatttttttatctgatttatttacttattattattcattatttgaattaagcgataagttttttgaaaagtacaaatagaatgctgctaggaaatatgattgtttggactgaaacccccaaaacaaaaaagggccctgctggcattataaacattttgtaggtatatttcttataaactaataactttttttcaagaaaacaaaGATAATCTAAAGGTACTAATGCACCGCTATACAGGCACATACACTACAGGTCTGAAGACCTTCAAACCACGGAGGGCCCTGctggaaattaattaaattttctcgCATAACTGTtgaggtacaattattttacttacactattcggaaggtataaaatattacctaagtgaaactttagtattcaatcgaatcagacgaagggccctgctggGTATACGGACATTAGCGGACAGACAATACAAtggatttattataaaacactcACTCCATACCTACCGTGAATAACTGTAGAATAAATAGCACACAGTGACAATGTCTTCTGCCTATAATATGCGTTTGCGCATCGTTCGTGCGCGTAGCTGTGCCAAAATACGCGTATTTTTATGCGTCTGACTATGTACAGAACTAAAAATATatgggtacaaaataaaacaagctttatgagacaaaaagtttatttaaatctaatatttattcaGCTATTTCACCAGAAAAATTGTAACACAAGCCATTGGGTACTCATAACCATTCAACCACAAgttcaagaaataaaataaatcacagaCCTACAATATGTAGAGGATGGTAGTAAATGTTccctttaaaaacttaaactaactgatgtataatataagttatgatcaaaattataaattaaataaatagggCTTCTGgattattacaaaactttttgAAAGTGTTCATGTTTTCATTACAGTGCCAGAGTTAATGtgtcaatcaaatcaaatcaaatctaggaatatatattatattccgCATATTTCCTTAAATTACCTTGTCTCTCACAAAATgtaaagcttttatttatttacattaaataaaaactgatcattttgtttaaaaatgtttgcatGCAATGACAGTCCCTTCTTCCTATATTGCAATGAGTTTACTAGCAAGGATAAATAACATGCCGAATTCTGTTCATTAGGAGAATTAATAGCGTACTGCAGAATAAAAagatagtatattattatgatgcaATGGCTACTGGCAGGAAACATGTTACACATCATTATACCGGTAAGGAATATAACGCGTCTGAGTTTTAAACAATGTATGcagctaaaataaaatgtaaatgttaagCATCagtatacatataaattgtCATATAAAAGAAACATATAGAAAACCAAAATCACAGCATGGTTACGTCAATCAATACATGAAGGTGAGACACTTCAATGGACCTAAATTGAGACTGGATAACCCAAACGATTGGCTATAGCAACACTACAGAAAAAAGATGCCTGAATTCTTAATACTGCTAGttctcaatacattttttaacacAATGAAACACTTACTAACTTAAGacatgttttaaagtaaaaaacattGAAGAACTAAAGTTTACTATTGTCTACTGTGTcaagaattttatgaaattattatgaaaatacaaacaagCGTATGTTAAATCATTGCTCAATCTGGAATTGTTATGAATTATACCAATCTAGAAACGATTGCATGTATAGTCAGCACTCTAGACATTGCTTAGAAGCTAGGTCTAAAGGATCAATTCCAAATTTCACCAGTTACAATCACAATAGAATGTTCTACAATGACAGTTATTTCAGTAAATCTAGTTATGTTAAAAACATTGTCTAACCAAATGTAGTAGGAAATTAGCAACATATTACATAATTTCAAGTATGTCTATATTATGTGTATGAAGTATTGTgtccaatataatattatgtatttaaatagtgATAAAGTGATAGATTAGTTTAGGTCCATCGACTGCACTTATATGACAGATAAGCGGTGATGTCTAGCTTGTAGCACATTGGACTCTATTCATACCAGGATGGTCTTCATCCTCGTCATGAGCATTTGATGATTGGTGGGCACGCTGTCTACGTGCTTCTTGTTGAGGATCCAAATCCATAAGCTGACATTCTTCAGCTAGTTCGGGAATCTCAATCTAAAACACAACAAATTATGTGTTGATTAACTTTATCATTAGTGAATATGTTATTCACTAATCATTCTTCATAGGAACTTACATTGAACATTTATACTAAGCATGACATTGCATAATCCAACCAAGTGAAATGACGCAATACACTTACGCCGTCTTTTAGTCTTAGATATttgaataaatgtaattaaaatttgactTACTCTTGGTCTAGCTGGCAGACAGTTCTCCAGGGCAGGAATGACTTCAGGGGGAATGCGATTAGGGAAGTTCACGAAGAATTGTATGATGAGTTGGCCCTTCTCAAATGGATTTTTGTACATTGGCATACCTATAATGAGAGTGTTGAGTTTACAATTCATGACAGcataatgacaaaaatatttagttcagATATGTCAGATAACTTAGATGAAATACAAACCTTCATTCAGAACACACTTGACTCTACCATGCTTGGTAACCTCGCCAGGCAATACAGTAATGACAATGTCTCTGTCATCCAGAGTTCGGATTACTTTCTGGAATCCACACAAGGCTTCAACAAGTTCAATATTCAAGCGCATAATGAGATCATTGCCTGAACGTCTGAATACctagaaaagaaaacaataaacatcAGATCTGTACTATTTATAGGCAGTGGATTGTCTTatcctacatatttttttgtatttgcttGTCTTTGTGGGAGGCTAACAAAATAAGTCAGGGATTTCCAATAAACTCTAAAGAACACTCATGAGACACGAAAACCATCAAATAGTTGTAGtctgtattaattaatttagtttggGATATACTTAATAATAGTACAGGTATATCCATATTACTGTACTGTATATTGACTGCTATTGAAATTCCAGTAAACACTGCTAGATTTGTCAGTCTGTTAGACTAGCTAACCTATGCATGCAAAGTAATTGGATTAAATTATATCATTCATTTCTATGGTGCATTGTTACAATACAACATTGTTTCCCCTttgcataataatttaataactagtAACTATTTAACTTACATCATGTTCCTTTTCTTCTAAAACGATAACAAGGTCACCCGGTTCCAGGCCGGGCTCTTGGTCACCTTCTCCTCCAAACACAATCTTTTGGCCATCAGTCATACCCTTGTCAACATGAACTTCTAGGATTTTACGATCACGCACAGTTTTGCGGCCCTGTAATCCaaatatataggtatttcaAAATTGTTAACCTACTTACATGGTCAACTGTAAAGCTGTAACTTAACAATACAAATTAAGTATTCTGATTTAAtactg of the Anticarsia gemmatalis isolate Benzon Research Colony breed Stoneville strain chromosome 6, ilAntGemm2 primary, whole genome shotgun sequence genome contains:
- the Droj2 gene encoding dnaJ heat shock protein family (Hsp40) member A4-like; protein product: MVKETTYYDILGVKTNCTTEELKKAYRKLALKYHPDKNPNEGERFKQISQAYEVLSNPDKRRIYDQGGEQALKEGGGGSGFSSPMDLFDMFFGGGFSGGRRRDRERKYKDVIHQLSVTLEELYCGAVRKLALQKNVICEKCEGRGGKKGAVQTCPTCRGTGMQVQIQQLAPGMIHQIQTVCTECRGQREIIDPKDRCKVCQGRKTVRDRKILEVHVDKGMTDGQKIVFGGEGDQEPGLEPGDLVIVLEEKEHDVFRRSGNDLIMRLNIELVEALCGFQKVIRTLDDRDIVITVLPGEVTKHGRVKCVLNEGMPMYKNPFEKGQLIIQFFVNFPNRIPPEVIPALENCLPARPRIEIPELAEECQLMDLDPQQEARRQRAHQSSNAHDEDEDHPGMNRVQCATS